From Micromonospora echinospora, one genomic window encodes:
- a CDS encoding histidinol-phosphate transaminase, producing the protein MPVGAAPADAPTPVSLDDLPIRDDLRGLSPYGAPQLDVAVRLNTNENSYPVPEPVVEAIGKALAAELRDLNRYPDRDAVALRADLAGYLGHGLTVDGVWAANGSNEIQQQLLQAFGGPGRLALGFTPAYSMHPLLALGTGTAWQPARRGADFGLTVDDAVAQVREHRPDVVFLCSPNNPTGTALDPEVVAAVLDVAPGMVVVDEAYAEFARPGTVSALAVLPGHPRLVVTRTMSKAFGFAGGRLGYLAADPAVVAAVQLVRLPYHLSALTQAAARAALAHRDALLGTVAAIMAQRDRIVATLRDRGLRVADSDANFVLFEVGGDQSVAWRALLDRGVLVRDVGLAGWLRVTAGTPAETDAFLAAMEDIG; encoded by the coding sequence CTGCCGGTCGGCGCCGCGCCGGCCGACGCGCCGACCCCGGTCAGCCTGGACGACCTGCCGATCCGCGACGACCTGCGGGGCCTGAGCCCGTACGGCGCGCCGCAGCTCGACGTGGCGGTGCGGCTGAACACCAACGAGAACTCCTACCCGGTGCCCGAGCCGGTGGTCGAGGCGATCGGCAAGGCACTCGCGGCCGAACTGCGGGACCTGAACCGCTACCCGGACCGGGACGCGGTGGCGCTCCGTGCCGACCTGGCCGGCTACCTGGGCCACGGGCTCACCGTCGACGGGGTCTGGGCGGCCAACGGCTCCAACGAGATCCAGCAGCAACTGCTCCAGGCCTTCGGCGGTCCGGGGCGGCTGGCGCTGGGCTTCACCCCCGCGTACTCCATGCACCCGCTGCTGGCGCTGGGCACCGGCACCGCCTGGCAGCCGGCCCGGCGCGGCGCGGACTTCGGGCTGACCGTGGACGACGCGGTGGCCCAGGTCCGTGAGCACCGCCCGGACGTGGTCTTCCTCTGCTCGCCGAACAACCCGACCGGCACCGCGCTCGATCCGGAGGTGGTGGCCGCCGTCCTGGACGTCGCACCCGGCATGGTGGTGGTCGACGAGGCGTACGCCGAGTTCGCCCGACCGGGCACGGTCAGCGCGCTCGCCGTCCTCCCCGGCCACCCGCGCCTGGTGGTGACCCGGACGATGAGCAAGGCGTTCGGGTTCGCTGGCGGACGTCTCGGCTACCTGGCCGCCGACCCGGCCGTGGTGGCGGCGGTGCAGTTGGTGCGGCTGCCGTATCATCTCTCCGCGCTGACCCAGGCCGCCGCCCGCGCGGCGCTGGCCCACCGGGACGCCCTGCTCGGCACCGTGGCGGCGATCATGGCCCAGCGGGACCGGATCGTCGCGACGCTGCGCGATCGGGGGCTGCGGGTCGCCGACAGCGACGCGAACTTCGTGCTGTTCGAGGTCGGCGGGGACCAGTCCGTGGCGTGGCGGGCGTTGCTCGACCGGGGGGTGCTGGTGCGCGACGTCGGCCTGGCCGGCTGGCTGCGGGTCACCGCCGGAACCCCGGCCGAGACCGACGCCTTCCTGGCCGCGATGGAGGACATCGGGTGA
- the hisB gene encoding imidazoleglycerol-phosphate dehydratase HisB, whose protein sequence is MSRTARVERTTKETRVLVEIDLDGTGAAEISTGVGFYDHMLHQIARHGGFDLTVRTVGDLEIDAHHTMEDTALALGSAFDQALGDKAGIRRYGSATVPMDEVLVRAAVDLSGRPYVVHDEPLLTPYIGPVYPTSMTRHIWESFGQAARITLHVDVLRAARPGGHPDAHHVVEAQFKAVSRALREATAIDPRSAGVVPSTKGAL, encoded by the coding sequence ATGAGCCGGACCGCCCGGGTGGAGCGGACCACCAAGGAGACCAGGGTGCTCGTCGAGATCGACCTCGACGGCACCGGCGCGGCGGAGATCAGCACCGGCGTCGGCTTCTACGACCACATGCTGCACCAGATCGCCCGGCACGGCGGCTTCGACCTCACCGTCCGGACGGTCGGCGACCTGGAGATCGACGCCCACCACACCATGGAGGACACCGCGCTCGCCCTGGGCAGCGCGTTCGACCAGGCGCTGGGGGACAAGGCCGGCATCCGGCGGTACGGTTCGGCGACCGTCCCGATGGACGAGGTGCTGGTCCGCGCCGCGGTCGACCTCTCCGGGCGGCCGTACGTGGTGCACGACGAGCCGCTGCTCACCCCGTACATCGGGCCGGTCTACCCGACCAGCATGACCCGGCACATCTGGGAGTCGTTCGGGCAGGCCGCCCGGATCACCCTGCACGTGGACGTGCTCCGGGCGGCCCGTCCCGGTGGCCACCCGGACGCGCACCATGTGGTGGAGGCGCAGTTCAAGGCGGTCTCCCGGGCGCTGCGGGAGGCCACCGCGATCGATCCGCGTTCGGCCGGCGTGGTGCCGAGCACCAAGGGGGCGCTGTGA
- the hisH gene encoding imidazole glycerol phosphate synthase subunit HisH has protein sequence MTRVVVLDYGSGNLRSAERALQRAGADVTVTDDLAAAAAADGLVVPGVGAFAACMAGIEALGAGPVIADRVAAGRPVLGICVGMQVLFSHGEEHGVVTRGLGLLPGGVTRLAATRLPHMGWNTLRPPADSTLFAGLPEEGRFYFVHSYAVADVAALTAAGAVVTTSHHGQDFVAAVERGALSAAQFHPEKSADTGALLLRNWLATL, from the coding sequence GTGACCCGCGTCGTGGTGCTCGACTACGGGTCGGGCAACCTGCGGTCCGCCGAGCGGGCGTTGCAACGGGCCGGGGCCGACGTGACGGTCACCGACGACCTGGCCGCCGCGGCCGCCGCGGACGGACTGGTGGTGCCGGGCGTCGGGGCCTTCGCCGCCTGCATGGCCGGGATCGAGGCGCTCGGCGCCGGCCCGGTGATCGCCGATCGGGTCGCCGCCGGGCGGCCGGTGCTCGGCATCTGCGTCGGCATGCAGGTGCTCTTCTCGCACGGCGAGGAGCACGGGGTGGTGACCAGGGGGCTGGGCCTGCTGCCGGGCGGGGTGACCCGGCTGGCCGCCACCCGGTTGCCGCACATGGGCTGGAACACGCTGCGCCCGCCAGCCGACTCGACGCTCTTCGCCGGGCTGCCCGAGGAGGGACGGTTCTACTTCGTCCACTCGTACGCCGTCGCCGACGTGGCGGCGCTGACCGCCGCCGGCGCCGTGGTGACCACCAGCCACCACGGGCAGGACTTCGTCGCCGCCGTGGAGCGGGGCGCGCTCTCGGCGGCCCAGTTCCACCCGGAGAAGTCGGCCGACACCGGCGCGCTGCTGCTGCGCAACTGGCTGGCCACGCTGTGA
- the hisD gene encoding histidinol dehydrogenase has product MLNRIDLRGSDTDPRRLLPRARLDVSVAVERIRPLVEAVREHGYPAIREASERFDGVAPEQLRVPAEAIAAAEGTLDPAVRAALLESIARARRVHDDQRRTDHVTRVVSGGTVTERWVPVDRVGLYVPGGLAMYPSTVVMNVVPAQAAGVRSLVVASPPQQDNGGLPDARVLAACALLGVDEVYAVGGAQAVAMLAYGSTTDADGATRCAPVDMITGPGNIWVTAAKRLLRGVVGIDAEAGPTEIAILADDTADPAHVAADLVSQAEHDPLAASVLVTPSAALADAVDRELTRQVAATKHVERVTTALTGEQSGIVLVDDLEAGLRVVDAYAAEHLEIQTADAREWALRVRNAGAVFVGAWSPVSLGDYCAGSNHVLPTGGCARHSSGLSVQSFLRGIHLVEYTEEALREVAGHVVTLATVEDLPAHGQAVQARFPGEALS; this is encoded by the coding sequence GTGCTGAATCGGATCGACCTGCGGGGAAGCGACACCGACCCGCGCCGCCTGCTGCCCCGTGCCCGACTCGACGTCTCCGTGGCGGTCGAGCGGATCCGCCCGCTCGTCGAGGCGGTGCGGGAGCATGGTTACCCGGCGATCCGGGAGGCCAGTGAACGCTTCGACGGGGTGGCCCCGGAGCAGCTGCGGGTGCCGGCCGAGGCCATCGCCGCCGCCGAGGGAACGCTCGACCCGGCCGTGCGCGCCGCGCTGCTGGAGTCGATCGCCCGGGCCCGCCGGGTCCACGACGACCAGCGCCGCACCGACCACGTCACCCGGGTGGTGTCCGGCGGTACGGTCACCGAACGTTGGGTGCCGGTCGACCGGGTCGGCCTCTACGTGCCCGGCGGCCTGGCGATGTACCCGTCCACCGTGGTGATGAACGTGGTCCCGGCCCAGGCCGCCGGGGTCCGCTCGCTGGTCGTGGCCAGCCCGCCGCAGCAGGACAACGGCGGCCTGCCCGACGCGCGCGTGCTGGCCGCCTGCGCGCTTCTCGGCGTCGACGAGGTGTACGCCGTCGGCGGCGCCCAGGCGGTGGCGATGCTGGCGTACGGCTCGACCACCGACGCCGACGGGGCGACCCGCTGCGCGCCGGTCGACATGATCACCGGGCCGGGCAACATCTGGGTCACCGCCGCGAAGCGGCTGCTGCGCGGGGTGGTCGGCATCGACGCCGAGGCCGGCCCGACCGAGATCGCCATCCTCGCCGACGACACCGCCGACCCGGCGCACGTCGCCGCCGACCTGGTCAGCCAGGCCGAGCACGACCCGCTGGCGGCGAGCGTGCTGGTCACCCCGTCGGCGGCGCTGGCCGACGCGGTGGACCGGGAGCTGACCCGCCAGGTGGCGGCCACCAAGCACGTCGAGCGGGTCACCACCGCGCTGACCGGTGAGCAGAGCGGGATCGTCCTCGTCGACGACCTCGAGGCGGGACTGCGGGTGGTCGACGCGTACGCCGCCGAGCACCTGGAGATCCAGACCGCCGACGCCCGCGAGTGGGCGCTGCGGGTGCGCAACGCCGGGGCGGTCTTCGTCGGCGCCTGGTCGCCGGTGTCGCTCGGCGACTACTGCGCCGGCTCCAACCACGTGCTGCCCACCGGCGGCTGTGCCCGGCACTCCTCCGGCCTCTCCGTGCAGTCCTTCCTGCGCGGCATCCACCTGGTGGAGTACACCGAGGAGGCGCTGCGCGAGGTGGCCGGGCACGTGGTCACCCTGGCGACCGTGGAGGACCTGCCCGCGCACGGCCAGGCGGTGCAGGCCCGCTTCCCCGGGGAGGCCCTGTCGTGA
- a CDS encoding MarR family winged helix-turn-helix transcriptional regulator produces the protein MDDDLVLRRQVCFALYTASRAVTDVYRPILDRLGLTYPQYLVLLVLWERGDAAPTVSELGAELRLDSGTLSPLLKRLEGAGLVVRRRAARDERRVEIELTDAGRALREPACDVPHRVAASTGLTLDELVALRDTLTRVTETIHRQKGK, from the coding sequence GTGGACGACGACCTGGTTCTGCGCCGGCAGGTGTGCTTCGCGCTCTACACCGCCTCCCGGGCGGTCACCGACGTCTACCGGCCGATCCTCGACCGGCTGGGGCTGACCTACCCGCAGTACCTGGTGCTGCTGGTGCTCTGGGAACGCGGCGACGCCGCCCCGACCGTCTCCGAACTCGGCGCCGAGCTGCGGCTCGACTCCGGCACCCTCTCCCCGCTGCTCAAACGGCTGGAGGGGGCCGGGCTGGTGGTCCGCCGCCGGGCGGCCCGTGACGAACGGCGGGTGGAGATCGAGCTGACCGACGCCGGCCGCGCGCTGCGGGAGCCGGCCTGCGACGTGCCGCACCGGGTCGCCGCCTCCACCGGTCTCACCCTCGACGAGCTGGTCGCGCTCCGCGACACCCTCACCCGGGTGACCGAGACCATCCACCGACAGAAGGGGAAGTGA
- a CDS encoding MinD/ParA family protein has product MDGTETGWGRSAEPAPRWRTLLDRARLGGRGGGEQVEADREMDEPFLPPAPDPLPPRGGGNGYAGRARAVEPVYGGEYRSDPGYPADPGHPAESAYRADPGYRSEPGYRVEPVYQGGATYPAESTYRAEPGYRADAEPGYRAGSGYRSDSAYRSDDGYRSDDGYQVPPAYRRPEPAYPAEPAYPAEPAYPAEPAYLAEPAYPAEPAYPAEPSYRAEAAYAEPVYQPEPVYQPEPAHPVEPGYRAEPAPRVESRYALLEQYRHNPHPAESRYPAVESGHRPEPAYPPPVARAAVPAVPAVVDRGYPARLEWRPPAAENEQERAAAVLRRDFGTPRVLAFANPKGGVHKTTATVLAAATVGSVRGRGVLAWDDNELRGTLGLRAGSARHARTIRHLIADLASIEISQGPDLVEQLDDYLRHASDGSYDVLAGEESPRFAQKLDKYTVQRVLDLLRRTHDVICVDTGNNVESPNWRAVMNAADQLVLTTVPREDAAFSADWMLDWLHEVGMGELADNAVTLLSCPNPERSPLLDDFQRHFATRTRAVAVVPYDPALETGSSIEYHQLQPATREAWLRAAAVMLEPFAR; this is encoded by the coding sequence TTGGACGGCACCGAGACCGGTTGGGGTCGGTCGGCCGAACCAGCACCGCGTTGGCGCACGCTGCTCGACCGGGCCCGGCTCGGTGGCCGCGGCGGCGGGGAGCAGGTCGAGGCCGACCGGGAGATGGACGAGCCGTTCCTGCCGCCGGCACCGGACCCACTGCCCCCGCGGGGTGGCGGCAACGGTTACGCGGGGCGGGCGCGGGCGGTCGAGCCGGTGTACGGCGGGGAGTACCGGTCGGATCCGGGGTATCCGGCTGACCCCGGTCACCCGGCCGAGTCGGCGTACCGTGCGGATCCCGGCTACCGGTCCGAGCCCGGGTACCGCGTGGAACCGGTGTACCAGGGCGGGGCGACCTACCCGGCCGAGTCGACCTACCGCGCCGAACCCGGCTACCGCGCCGACGCCGAACCCGGCTACCGTGCGGGCTCCGGTTACCGGTCCGACAGCGCTTACCGGTCCGACGACGGCTACCGGTCCGACGACGGCTACCAGGTTCCACCGGCCTACCGGCGGCCCGAGCCGGCCTACCCGGCGGAGCCGGCGTATCCGGCCGAGCCCGCGTATCCGGCCGAGCCCGCGTATCTGGCGGAACCGGCCTACCCGGCGGAACCGGCCTACCCGGCCGAGCCGAGCTACCGGGCGGAGGCGGCCTACGCCGAGCCGGTCTACCAGCCGGAGCCGGTCTACCAGCCCGAGCCGGCGCACCCGGTCGAGCCGGGGTACCGCGCGGAGCCGGCCCCGCGGGTGGAGTCCCGCTACGCGCTGCTGGAGCAGTACCGGCACAACCCCCACCCCGCCGAGAGCCGCTACCCGGCGGTGGAGAGCGGCCACCGCCCGGAGCCCGCGTATCCGCCGCCGGTGGCCCGGGCGGCGGTCCCGGCGGTCCCGGCAGTCGTCGACCGGGGTTACCCGGCCCGGCTGGAGTGGCGTCCGCCGGCCGCCGAGAACGAGCAGGAGCGGGCTGCGGCGGTCCTGCGCCGCGACTTCGGCACCCCGCGCGTGCTCGCCTTCGCCAACCCCAAGGGCGGGGTACACAAGACCACCGCCACCGTGCTGGCCGCCGCGACCGTGGGCAGCGTGCGCGGGCGGGGTGTGCTCGCCTGGGACGACAACGAGCTGCGCGGCACCCTCGGGCTGCGCGCCGGCAGCGCCCGGCATGCGCGGACGATCCGGCACCTCATCGCCGACCTGGCCTCGATCGAGATCAGCCAGGGTCCCGACCTGGTGGAACAGCTCGACGACTACCTCCGGCACGCCTCCGACGGCTCGTACGACGTCCTGGCCGGGGAGGAGAGCCCCCGCTTCGCCCAGAAGCTCGACAAGTACACCGTCCAGCGGGTGCTCGACCTGCTCCGGCGCACTCACGACGTGATCTGTGTGGACACCGGCAACAACGTGGAGAGCCCGAACTGGCGGGCGGTGATGAACGCCGCCGACCAGCTCGTGCTGACCACCGTTCCCCGGGAGGACGCGGCGTTCAGCGCCGACTGGATGCTCGACTGGCTGCACGAGGTCGGCATGGGGGAGCTGGCCGACAACGCGGTCACCCTGCTCTCCTGTCCGAACCCGGAGCGCTCGCCGCTGCTGGACGACTTCCAGCGGCACTTCGCCACCCGGACCCGGGCGGTCGCGGTGGTGCCGTACGACCCGGCCCTGGAGACCGGCTCGTCGATCGAGTACCACCAGCTCCAGCCGGCGACCCGTGAGGCGTGGCTGCGCGCCGCCGCGGTGATGCTGGAGCCCTTCGCCCGGTGA
- a CDS encoding LON peptidase substrate-binding domain-containing protein: MTARLPVFPLQTVLFPGLVLPLHIFEERYRALIRHLVARPEGTPREFGVVAIERGSEVAPPAPADGSPPGLGGLTLHEVGCTAELRQITELADGGFDVVTVGRRRFRLTGIDEHAAPYLTGEVEWLPEPEEADESTGLLAARVIAVFRQYLTLIRPDPEAIAEQLPDDPTVLSHLVAATAALTVADRQRLLAIDDTAGRLRAELRLLNHEAALLRQVRAVPVPLRELASPPAPN, translated from the coding sequence GTGACCGCACGGCTGCCGGTGTTCCCACTCCAGACGGTGCTCTTCCCCGGGCTGGTGCTGCCGCTGCACATCTTCGAGGAACGGTACCGCGCGCTGATCCGTCACCTGGTCGCCCGTCCCGAGGGCACGCCCCGGGAGTTCGGGGTGGTGGCGATCGAGCGGGGCTCCGAGGTGGCCCCGCCCGCGCCGGCCGACGGGTCGCCGCCGGGCCTGGGCGGGCTGACGCTGCACGAGGTGGGCTGCACGGCGGAGCTGCGGCAGATCACCGAGCTGGCCGACGGCGGCTTCGATGTGGTGACCGTCGGCCGGCGGCGGTTCCGGCTGACCGGCATCGACGAGCACGCCGCGCCGTACCTCACCGGCGAGGTGGAGTGGCTGCCCGAACCGGAGGAGGCCGACGAGAGCACCGGGCTGCTCGCCGCCCGGGTGATCGCGGTCTTCCGGCAGTACCTGACGCTGATCCGGCCCGATCCGGAGGCGATCGCCGAGCAGTTGCCCGACGATCCCACGGTGCTCTCCCACCTGGTGGCGGCGACCGCCGCGCTGACCGTGGCCGACCGTCAGCGGCTGCTCGCCATCGACGACACCGCCGGCCGGCTCCGCGCCGAGCTGCGGCTGCTCAACCACGAGGCGGCTCTGCTGCGTCAGGTGCGGGCGGTTCCGGTGCCGCTGCGGGAACTGGCGTCCCCGCCGGCACCCAACTGA
- a CDS encoding NADP-dependent oxidoreductase has translation MTTNREIHLASRPDGWPTPENFRLVETSVPTAGDGQLVVRNLVMSVDPYMRGRMNDVKSYVPPFRLDAPLDGGAVGEVVQSRAEGFAPGDVVLHGLGWREYALVDAGSARPVDLTLAPVNAYLSVLGMTGLTAYAGLLEVAGMREGETVFVSAAAGAVGSLVGQIAKLRGAARVVGSAGSPAKVERLRALGFDAAFDYHDGPVRDQLRAAAPDGIDVYFDNVGGDHLEAAIGALRPHGRAAICGMIAQYNATEPPAAPRNLALVIGKQLTLRGFLVNSYGHLREQFVREVSGWLRDGRLHHDETVVDGIENAPAAFLGLLRGENLGKMLVRL, from the coding sequence ATGACGACCAACCGGGAGATCCACCTCGCGTCCCGGCCGGACGGCTGGCCCACCCCGGAGAACTTCCGTCTGGTCGAGACGTCCGTCCCCACTGCCGGTGACGGTCAGCTCGTGGTACGCAATCTGGTCATGTCGGTCGACCCGTACATGCGCGGGCGGATGAACGACGTGAAGTCCTACGTCCCGCCGTTCCGGCTCGACGCCCCGCTCGACGGCGGCGCGGTCGGCGAGGTGGTGCAGAGCCGGGCCGAGGGATTCGCCCCCGGTGATGTGGTGCTGCACGGCCTCGGTTGGCGGGAGTACGCCCTGGTCGACGCCGGCTCCGCCCGTCCGGTCGACCTGACGCTCGCGCCGGTGAACGCGTACCTGAGCGTGCTCGGGATGACCGGGCTGACCGCGTACGCCGGCCTGCTGGAGGTCGCCGGCATGCGCGAGGGCGAGACGGTCTTCGTCTCCGCCGCCGCCGGCGCCGTAGGCAGCCTGGTCGGGCAGATCGCGAAGCTGCGCGGCGCGGCGCGGGTGGTCGGCAGCGCCGGCTCGCCCGCCAAGGTCGAGCGCCTGCGCGCGCTCGGCTTCGACGCCGCCTTCGACTACCACGACGGCCCGGTACGCGACCAGCTCCGCGCCGCCGCGCCCGACGGGATCGACGTGTACTTCGACAACGTCGGCGGTGACCATCTGGAGGCGGCGATCGGCGCGCTGCGTCCCCATGGCCGGGCGGCGATCTGCGGCATGATCGCCCAGTACAACGCCACCGAGCCGCCGGCCGCCCCGCGCAACCTGGCCCTGGTGATCGGCAAGCAGCTCACCCTGCGCGGGTTCCTGGTCAACTCCTACGGCCACCTGCGCGAGCAGTTCGTGCGGGAGGTGTCCGGCTGGCTGCGCGACGGCCGGCTGCACCACGACGAGACCGTCGTCGACGGCATCGAGAACGCCCCGGCGGCCTTCCTCGGCCTGCTGCGCGGCGAGAACCTCGGCAAGATGCTCGTCCGCCTGTGA
- the priA gene encoding bifunctional 1-(5-phosphoribosyl)-5-((5-phosphoribosylamino)methylideneamino)imidazole-4-carboxamide isomerase/phosphoribosylanthranilate isomerase PriA translates to MSLTLLPAVDVADGQAVRLVQGAAGSETTYGDPLEAALAWQHDGAEWIHLVDLDAAFGRGSNAGLLAEVVRRLDVKVELSGGIRDDASLRAALATGAARVNIGTAALEDPEWCDRICGEYGDRVAIGLDVRGRTLAARGWTRDGGDLYEVLERLDKAGASRYVVTDITKDGTMRGPNLDLLREVCARTDAPVIASGGVSTLDDLRALATLESVGVEGVIAGKALYAGAFTVAEALRVLADA, encoded by the coding sequence TTGAGTCTGACCCTGCTGCCCGCCGTGGACGTCGCCGACGGGCAGGCCGTCCGTCTCGTGCAGGGCGCCGCCGGTAGCGAGACCACCTACGGCGACCCGCTGGAGGCGGCGCTGGCCTGGCAGCACGACGGCGCGGAGTGGATCCACCTGGTGGACCTCGACGCGGCCTTCGGCCGGGGGTCGAACGCCGGGCTCCTCGCCGAGGTGGTGCGTCGGCTGGACGTCAAGGTGGAACTCTCCGGCGGGATCCGCGACGACGCCTCGCTGCGCGCCGCGCTGGCCACCGGGGCGGCCCGGGTGAACATCGGCACCGCCGCGCTGGAGGATCCCGAGTGGTGCGACCGGATCTGCGGCGAGTACGGCGACCGGGTGGCGATCGGGCTGGACGTGCGGGGCCGTACCCTGGCCGCCCGGGGCTGGACCCGCGACGGCGGTGACCTGTACGAGGTGCTGGAGCGGCTGGACAAGGCCGGCGCGTCCCGGTACGTGGTGACCGACATCACCAAGGACGGCACCATGCGTGGGCCGAACCTGGACCTGCTGCGCGAGGTCTGCGCCCGTACCGACGCCCCGGTGATCGCCTCCGGTGGCGTCTCCACGCTGGACGACCTGCGCGCCCTGGCCACCCTGGAGTCGGTCGGGGTGGAGGGGGTCATCGCCGGCAAGGCGCTGTACGCCGGCGCGTTCACCGTGGCCGAGGCGCTGCGGGTGCTCGCCGACGCCTGA
- a CDS encoding organic hydroperoxide resistance protein: MQVLYTAAAHATGDGRDGHVRTSDGTVDLDLAVPKEMGGAGGAANPEQLFAAGYAACFHSALRLVARKARADVSGSVVDAEVGIAPNGDGGFTLTVALLVDLPSVPRSAAEELVAHAHQVCPYSNATRGNIETTLTVRDAA, encoded by the coding sequence ATGCAGGTGCTCTACACCGCCGCCGCCCACGCCACCGGCGACGGCCGGGACGGCCACGTCCGCACCTCGGACGGCACGGTCGACCTCGACCTGGCCGTCCCGAAGGAGATGGGTGGCGCCGGCGGCGCGGCCAACCCCGAGCAGCTCTTCGCGGCCGGGTACGCCGCCTGCTTCCACTCGGCGCTGCGCCTGGTCGCCCGGAAGGCCCGGGCCGACGTCAGCGGCTCGGTCGTGGACGCCGAGGTCGGCATCGCCCCGAACGGCGACGGCGGCTTCACCCTCACCGTCGCCCTGCTGGTCGACCTGCCGTCGGTGCCGCGCTCCGCCGCCGAGGAACTCGTCGCCCACGCCCACCAGGTGTGCCCGTACTCCAACGCCACCCGGGGCAACATCGAGACCACGCTGACCGTCCGGGACGCGGCATGA
- a CDS encoding RluA family pseudouridine synthase yields MTTAYEGGDHRSLPVPDGLDGMRLDQAVARLFGLSRTAAAALVDAGDALVDGVVRANSHKVKAGSWLEVTLPAPAAAPTVVPQAVPGLRVVYADDDIVVVDKPVGVAAHPSPGWTGPTVIGGLAGIGHRISTSGAAERQGVVHRLDVGTTGIMVVAKSEQAYTALKRAFKYREVDKQYHAVVQGHLDPLSGTVDAPIDRHPHHDYRWAVVSGGKPSITHYDTIEAFPAASLVDVRLETGRTHQIRVHFSTLRHPCVGDLTYGADPTLSARLGLSRQWLHARALSFLHPRTGDEVRFVSDYPDDLDRALGRLRD; encoded by the coding sequence ATGACCACTGCGTACGAAGGCGGCGACCACCGTTCCCTGCCCGTCCCCGACGGCCTCGACGGCATGCGGCTGGACCAGGCCGTGGCCCGGCTGTTCGGGCTCTCCCGCACCGCCGCCGCAGCCCTGGTCGACGCGGGCGACGCGCTGGTCGACGGCGTGGTCCGGGCGAACTCGCACAAGGTCAAGGCGGGTTCCTGGCTGGAGGTGACCCTGCCCGCGCCGGCCGCCGCGCCGACCGTGGTGCCGCAGGCGGTGCCAGGGCTGCGCGTGGTCTACGCCGACGACGACATCGTGGTGGTGGACAAGCCGGTGGGGGTGGCCGCCCACCCCAGCCCCGGCTGGACCGGTCCGACCGTGATCGGCGGGCTCGCCGGGATCGGTCACCGGATCTCCACCAGCGGCGCGGCCGAGCGGCAGGGCGTGGTGCACCGGCTGGACGTGGGCACCACCGGGATCATGGTGGTGGCCAAGAGCGAACAGGCGTACACCGCGCTGAAGCGGGCCTTCAAGTACCGCGAGGTCGACAAGCAGTACCACGCGGTGGTGCAGGGCCACCTCGACCCGCTGAGCGGCACCGTCGACGCCCCGATCGACCGGCACCCGCACCACGACTACCGCTGGGCGGTGGTCTCCGGTGGCAAGCCGAGCATCACCCACTACGACACCATCGAGGCGTTCCCGGCGGCGAGCCTGGTCGACGTCCGGCTGGAGACCGGTCGGACCCACCAGATCCGGGTGCACTTCTCGACACTGCGCCACCCCTGCGTGGGCGACCTCACCTACGGCGCCGACCCCACCCTGTCGGCCCGCCTCGGCCTGTCCCGGCAGTGGCTGCATGCCCGCGCGTTGAGCTTCCTGCACCCCCGAACGGGGGACGAGGTCCGCTTCGTCAGCGACTACCCTGACGACCTGGACCGCGCGCTGGGACGCCTGCGCGACTGA